One part of the Vitis riparia cultivar Riparia Gloire de Montpellier isolate 1030 chromosome 15, EGFV_Vit.rip_1.0, whole genome shotgun sequence genome encodes these proteins:
- the LOC117931916 gene encoding uncharacterized protein LOC117931916, whose amino-acid sequence MFDETKVQALLESHPSDNVTKGPKYLTRCARVWDPKHPAKTGLIPPYHWRHTPILQARLLYRDMPPAPRGAGCSRIIKYEPPRGFIVPKFSTYDGSNDPFDHIMHYRQLMTLDIGNDMLLCKVFPANLQGQALSWFHRLPTNSIDNFRDLSEVFVGQYLCSARHKQNISTLQNIKMQENETLREFVKRFGQAVLQVESYSMDAVLQIFKRIICLRTPFFESLAKKPLTTMDDLFRRVSKYSMLENDIHAATQQVLVVGQVAKSGATKSFKAPNHPGLSDMGQDEQRPPLIRTPLTKSYEKLLPIIRDLPGFRWPVPIRSNPSERNSSKRCDYHKDHRHTTETCISLHYMVENLLKARHLKQYVRTAPKGEGSSHDRGPRAPAAPIRVVINYIYGGPLDDEYNSKRKRQRLLRAATVREHVRSIQPGLASGGIHPINGIIVFPAVDPSRVLQPHRDVLILILGVGDFDVKRILVDPGSSANLLQVAVIKQMGFISSSLENPRRTLSGFNGSSITSLGDAILPVQAGPVILNVLFSVVEDLSPFNAILGRTWLHRIKVIPSTYHQMVNFITQNGQINLYGSQLAAWQCYQITREAGPSVDREHSPKEANASNQ is encoded by the exons ATGTTCGACGAGACGAAAGTTCAGGCTCTACTCGAGTCTCATCCAAGCGACAACGTGACAAAAGGCCCCAAATATTTGACGCGATGCGCGCGCGTCTGGGACCCCAAACACCCTGCAAAAACAGGCCTCATACCACCATATCACTGGAGGCACACTCCGATCCTTCAAGCTCGCCTACTTTACAGGGACATGCCGCCCGCCCCCCGTGGCGCTGGTTG CTCCCGTATCATTAAATATGAACCCCCACGAGGGTTCATCGTCCCGAAATTCTCCACGTATGATGGATCCAACGATCCCTTTGATCACATAATGCATTATCGGCAGCTCATGACCCTTGATATAGGGAATGATATGCTGTTGTGCAAAGTTTTCCCAGCCAACCTACAAGGCCAGGCTCTTTCGTGGTTTCATCGACTGCCCACGAACTCGATTGACAATTTTCGGGATCTGTCCGAGGTCTTCGTAGGGCAGTACTTATGCTCAGCCAGGCATAAGCAAAATATCAGCACCTTGCAAAACatcaaaatgcaagaaaatgaaactcTGAGAGAGTTCGTGAAGCGCTTCGGACAAGCTGTCCTACAAGTAGAATCGTACAGCATGGACGCGGTCCTCCAAATTTTTAAGCGGATCATATGCCTAAGGACCCCCTTCTTCGAGTCCCTAGCTAAAAAACCTCTTACAACCATGGACGATTTATTCCGGCGTGTGAGTAAATACTCCATGCTAGAGAATGACATCCATGCCGCTACACAGCAAGTCCTAGTAGTTGGCCAAGTCGCTAAAAGTGGAGCCACCAAAAGCTTCAAAGCACCCAACCATCCTGGGTTGTCCGACATGGGGCAAGATGAGCAGCGCCCGCCACTCATTCGAACACCTCTCACCAAGTCGTACGAAAAACTGCTTCCTATAATCCGCGATCTGCCCGGCTTCAGATGGCCAGTACCAATAAGATCGAACCCCTCAGAAAGGAACAGCAGCAAAAGATGTGATTACCATAAAGATCATAGGCACACAACTGAAACGTGCATAAGCCTCCATTACATGGTGGAGAATCTCCTAAAGGCAAGACACTTGAAGCAGTATGTCCGAACAGCGCCTAAAGGTGAAGGATCTTCCCATGATCGAGGCCCACGTGCCCCAGCGGCTCCTATTAGGGTAGTAATCAACTACATATACGGAGGACCCTTGGATGACGAGTACAACTCCAAAAGGAAAAGGCAGAGATTGCTGCGAGCAGCCACGGTTCGGGAGCACGTAAGATCTATTCAGCCGGGATTAGCCAGTGGGGGCATCCACCCCATAAATGGAATCATTGTTTTCCCAGCTGTGGATCCATCCCGAGTGCTACAACCACATCGAGATGTTCTCATCCTAATATTAGGGGTTGGAGACTTCGATGTGAAAAGAATCCTGGTCGACCCAGGTAGCTCCGCGAACCTGTTGCAGGTGGCGGTCATCAAACAAATGGGTTTCATATCCTCTAGCCTGGAGAATCCTAGAAGAACCCTGTCCGGATTCAATGGTTCTTCCATAACCTCACTTGGGGATGCAATACTGCCGGTTCAAGCCGGGCCAGTCATCCTAAACGTTCTATTTTCTGTGGTTGAGGATTTATCCCCTTTCAATGCCATCTTAGGACGCACGTGGTTGCACAGAATAAAAGTCATTCCATCCACATACCATCAAATGGTCAACTTCATCACCCAAAATGGGCAAATTAATCTTTACGGAAGCCAGCTCGCTGCCTGGCAATGTTATCAAATCACTCGCGAGGCCGGACCCAGCGTCGACCGCGAGCACTCCCCCAAAGAAGCAAATGCTTCTAACCAATAG